In Sulfitobacter guttiformis, the genomic stretch TGATCGAACTGGTCGAGGTCAGAAGTGTTTTGCGCCATAAATTTACCCTTAATAACACAATCCGCCCTGCAATCAGGGCATCTTAAGTCAACATGCCTGCGAATTCTGCAATACACTAGAAAAATACCATTGATGGAGTTACCAAATGGCCCGTGACACCTCCTCCTCCTTGCGCGCAACCATCGACGCGAGCACCTATGCCGAACCCGAAAGCGTGCTGGTCACCTTGATCGAGACTGCGAATTTGTCCGCGCAGGATCGCAAAGATATCACCTCTGTGGCCGCTGGCCTTGTCCGCGACATTCGCGGCACGACCGCCCCCGGTATGATGGAAGTATTCCTCGCCGAATATGGGCTTTCAACAGATGAGGGCGTGGCGCTGATGTGTCTCGCAGAGGCACTGTTGCGCGTGCCAGACGCCGATACCATGGATGCGCTGATCGAGGACAAGATTGCGCCCTCCGACTGGGGTCGCCACTTGGGTCATTCCACCTCTACGATGGTGAACGCCTCCACTTGGGCGCTCATGCTGACGGGCCGCGTTCTGGATGATGCACAGCCTGGTCCCGTGCGCCATTTGCGCGCCGCAATCAAACGCTTGGGCGAACCTGTGATCCGCACTGCCGTTGCCCGTGCCATGAAAGAAATGGGTCGCCAGTTCGTGCTGGGCGAAGACATTCACAAAGCGATGAAACGTGCGGCCGGAATGGAGGCAAAATGCTTCACCTATTCCTATGACATGCTGGGCGAAGCTGCACGTACCGAAGGCGATGCCCGCCGTTATCACCTAAGCTATTCTGACGCGATTTCTTCTATCGCACGCGCCTGCACGCATGATGACATTCGCAAAAACCCCGGCATCTCTGTAAAGCTCTCCGCCCTGCACCCCCGATATGAGGTCGCTCAGGAAGCAAGCGTGATGAAGGATCTCGTCCCGCGCCTCCGTGCGTTGTGCCTGCTTGCCAAATCCGCCGGCATGGGCCTGAACGTGGATGCAGAAGAGGCCGACCGCCTTGGCCTTTCGCTCGATGTAGTCAATGCTGTGATGGCGGAGCCCGCACTCGCCGGTTGGGACGGCTTCGGCATTGTGGTTCAAGCCTATGGACCCCGCGCTGCCGCCACCATCGACGCACTCTATGATATGGCGGTCCGCCACGACCGCCGCATCATGGTCAGATTGGTGAAGGGCGCCTACTGGGACACCGAGATCAAGCGCGCACAGGTTGAGGGCATAGACGGCTTTCCTGTCTTCACTCGCAAAGCCGCTACCGATGTCAGCTACATCTCGAATGCGCGCAAGCTGCTGGGGATGACCGATCGCATCTATCCCCAGTTTGCGACCCATAACGCCCACACTGTCGCCGCCGTTCTGCACATGGGCAGCGACAAGGAAACCTATGAATTCCAGCGTCTGCACGGTATGGGTGAGACCCTGCATAACATCGTGCTGAAAAAATTCGGTAGCCGCTGCCGCATTTATGCCCCTGTGGGTGCACATAAGGATCTACTTGCCTATCTGGTACGCCGCCTGCTTGAAAACGGTGCCAATTCCAGCTTCGTAAACCAGATCGTAGACGAGGATGTGGCCCCGGAAGAGGTCGCCGCCGATCCGTTCTCCAAGCTTCAGGAATCAATTCCGGTTATTCCGCGTGGTCCAGAAATCTTTCGGCCCCTGCGCGCGAATGCCCGCGGCTTTGATCTCGCACATACGCCGACGCTGACTGAAATCGAAAAAGCCCGTGCGCCCTTTGCCGATGCGACCTGGACCGCGACGCCACTTATCGTCGGCGGTTCAAAAGGCGGCGCGGCGCAGGCCGTGCAAAATCCGACCGGCGCCACCTCGCTCGGCACCGTACACCCTGCTACACCAGCAGATGTGGCGCAGGCACTTGATGCTGCGACGCCTTGGGCTGCCCCGCTCGAAGAGCGCCGCAAAGCATTGTTACGCGCCGCCGACATCTACGAGGAACGCTTTGGCGAAATCTTTGCCCTGCTGACCCGTGAGGCAGGCAAAGGACTGCCGGATTGTGTGGCCGAACTGCGCGAAGGCGTCGACTTCCTGCGCTATTACTCAGCTCAGGCGACCAATATGCCCCCTGCAGGCGTGTTTACCTGCATATCACCATGGAACTTTCCATTTGCGATATTCATGGGCCAGATCAGCGCAGCGCTCGCGGCAGGCAATGCCGTTCTCGCCAAACCGGCGGAGCAAACGCCCCTGATCGCTCATATGGCAGTTAAGCTCCTGCACGAGGCCGGTGTACCAGTCAGCGCCCTTCAGCTTTTGCCGGGTGGAGGCGATATCGGTGCGGCACTAACTTCCGACAGCCGGATCAAGGGTGTGGCCTTCACCGGATCCACAGGCACCGCGCAACGCATCCGCACTGCTATGGCCGACCACTGCGATCCGGGCACGCCACTCATCGCTGAAACAGGTGGCCTCAACGCCATGATCGTGGACAGCACCGCCCTCCCCGAACAGGCCGTGCAGGCCATCGTCGAAAGCGCCTTCCAATCCGCTGGTCAACGATGCTCAGCCCTGCGCTGCCTCTACGTTCAGGAAGACATCGCAGACAGCATCAGGCACATGCTTATCGGCGCCATGCAGGCCCTCGAAATGGGCGACCCGTGGCAGCTGAGCACCGATGTGGGGCCAGTTATCGACGAGACAGCGCGCAAGGGCATCGCCGATCATATCGCAATTGCCCGCGAGGAGGGTCGCCTCATCGCTGAACTCCCCACACCGGCCGAGGGTACCTACATTGCGCCCACCATCCTGAAGATCAGCGGTATCGCTGATCTGGAGCGTGAAATCTTTGGCCCTGTCCTGCACATGGCCACTTTTAAAGCTGGCGAGCTTGACCGCGTCATCGACGCGATCAATGCCACTGGCTACGGCCTGACCTTCGGCCTGCACACCCGCATCGACGATCGGGTACAGCACGTATCCGAGCGGATCACCGCAGGTAATATCTATATTAACCGCAACCAGATTGGCGCCATTGTAGGCTCCCAACCTTTCGGCGGCGAGGGATTGTCAGGGACCGGCCCAAAAGCGGGTGGACCGAACTATTTGCCGCGATTCTCTGCGCCTGACCTTGCTGACATCTCTGCTTATTGGGACACAACCGGCACGCTGCCAGCACTTCCCGTTCATAATGAGGCCTTGCAAACCCTCGACACACTGTCTCTTCCCGGCCCTACCGGCGAGAGCAACCGCCTCTCTACCCTGCCCCGCGCGGCCTTGCTCTGCCTCGGACCGACAGCCGAAACAGCCGCAGCGCAAATGCGTGCCGTCGAGGCATTGGGCGGTATCGCGGTCGTCACAAAGGGTGCGATACCGCCAGATGCACTGGCGACAGGTCCCGATTATGGGGGGGTGATCTGGTGGGGCGACGAGGAAAGCGCGCGCAGCTATGATCAGGCACTCGCCAAGCGGACGGGCCCGATTATACCCCTGCTGCGTGGATTGCCAGACACCGCACGCGTCAGGCTCGAACGCCACGTCTGTGTCGATACTACTGCATCTGGCGGAAATGCAGCCCTACTGGGTGCCTCTGCCTGACACGTAAACGCCAGCTTCCTTTCAGCAGGAAGCTGGCCCGCCTGCCACTGTTTTTAATTTTTCCCTTTAAACTCAATTTGACTGCACCCCTTCAGGCCATCCGGCTGCCGGAGCGCATACCCACTGCCAAGCGTTTAGAATTACTTATAAATCCCCTACTTACACTCTTGACCAGCCACAGCCGATCGCGGAACGTGCCGACTATGTTTCCTATCCGCGATCATAACCCGTCCGGCCGCGTTCCTTATGTGACCTATGCGCTGATGGCCGCAAATATCGGGATATTCCTCAGCATGCTGCCCATTTCGGGCGATGAGCGGGCCTTGGCGCAGGTCTATTATGACTACGCCTTGCTGCCGCGCCGTGTGACCGGCGGTGATGGCTACGCAGGCCTGCTGACCTCACAATTCTTGCATGCAGGATGGGCGCATATTGCGGGCAATATGCTGTTTCTTTGGATTTTTGGTGACAATATCGAGGATAGGATGGGCCATCTGCGTTATCTGGCCTTCTACCTCATGGCCGGCATGCTTTCCGGCTATGCACATGTCATCGCAGATCCACTGTCCTATGTGCCTACTGTCGGTGCCTCGGGCGCGATTGCGGGTATCATGGGCGGCTACCTGCTACTTTTCCCCAAGGCGCGCATCGACATTCTGTTTTTCGTAAAGATTTTCCCGATCCCTGCATGGATCATGCTGATGGTATGGTTCATGATGCAGTTTATCGGCGGCTTGGGCGCTACGCCGGACACCGGCGGCGTTGCATATTGGGCCCATGCAGGCGGCTTTGTCTCGGGGATTTTCCTGGCTTTGCCGCTCTGGCTCCGCTTGGGCGGGCCTGTGTTCTGGGACAAAACACACGGCCACCCTCCGCATCCACCTGCGCGCTACGCCATGCCAAAGGTCAAAAGAAAATAGCGGCTAGCCGCGCACAAGCTTGGCAAATCCGCTGAAAACCTGCTCGTTTGATGCAATAATCTCACCATTGGCAAGTATATCGCCCTGCGGATTGATCGGCTCCACCAGACCGCCAGCCTCGCGCACGATGATCACGCCAGCCGCCAGATCCCAGGAGTTCAAACGACGCTCCCAAAACCCCTCGTAACGTCCTGCCGCGACATACGCGAGATCGAGGGACGCCGCCCCCCAGCGCCGTATGCCAGCACACGAGGGCGCAAGACGTGCTATATCTTGCAAAGTCGCGGGAAGGTCCGACCGGCCTCCGAACGGAATACCGGTGGCAAAGATCGACTCGATCATCTTATGGCGCGCCGACACGCGCAAGCGGCTGTCATTCATCCACGCACCAGCGCCTTTTTCGGCGAAAAACATCTCTTCCTTGGCTGCGTCAAAAATTACACCGGCCACAACCTGCCCCTTATGCTCCAGAGCGATGGAAATCGCCCAGTGCGGCAAACCGTGCAAGAAATTCGTGGTGCCATCCAGCGGGTCTACGATCCAGCGGCGCGTGGGGTCTTCACCCTCTTCGGCGCCACCCTCCTCGGCGATCCAGCCATAGGTGGGGCGGGCGGTTCGCAACTCGTCTTTAATGATCTTCTCGGCATTTATGTCGGCACGGCTCACAAAATCGCCTGCACCCTTCATCGAAACCTGAAGCTGCTCGACCTCGCGAAAGTCCTTGACCAGCGCGCGCCCCGCTTTGCGCGCAGCCTTGATCATGATGTTAAGATTTGCACTGCCTACCATGTCAAAACGGCCTTTTTCAAAGTGGATTTCCGCCCTCTTAGGCCGTGGCGCTCGGATTGCCAAGGGCCAGCAGAAAAGCTGTGACGCTGCGTGCCCCTTGTAAGGCAGTACAACTGCGATACCGTGCCCGCGAACCATAGGAGAATACCATGTCCGACATAATGAAACAAATCGTCCTCGCCAGTCGCCCCGACGGGGCTCCCACCCTCGAAAACTTCCGCCTTGAAGAGCATCCTGTACCGACCCCCGCCGAAGGCGAAGTCCTCGTGCGCGTACATTATATGTCGCTCGACCCCTACATGCGCGGGCGCATGGACGACGCAAAATCCTATGCTGCAAACATTCCGGTAGACGGCAAAATGGAAGGTGGCTCCGTAGGTGAGATCATCGCGTCGAACGCAAAAGGTTTTGAAGTGGGCGAATTCGTCATGGGTGGCTTTGGCTGGGCTACACACGCTGTAGCGCCCGCTGCCGGATTGGCAAAGGTTGATCCCGCCACTGCCCCTATCACCTACTCACTTGGCGTACTGGGTATGCCCGGCCTGACAGGATGGTACGGTCTGACGGAACTCGGCAAACCGAAATCCGGCGAAACACTTGTTGTAGCAGCGGCCACCGGGCCGGTCGGCTCGATGGTGGGCCAGATCGCGAAATCCATGGGCCTGCGCACCGTCGGGATCGCCGGTGGTGCAGCGAAATGCAAGATGGCGGTCGAGCACTTTGGCTTTGACGTCTGCCTTGATCACCGCGCCTACGAAAGCGCCGCCGATCTGCGCACGGCACTCAAAGAAGCGGCTCCAAAGGGCGTTGATATCTATTTCGAAAACGTCGGCGGCAAAGTCCTCGAAGCGGTAATGCCTCTAATGAACCCGCATGGCCGCATCCCGATTTGCGGCATGATCTCATGGTACAACGAGGGCGGTCTTGGCGCAGATGCCATCGAAAAAACCCTTACGGCCCCCAAACTGTGGCGTACCATTCTGGTCAATTTCCTGAGCGTGAACGGCTTTATCATCTCCAACCACTGGAACCGCATGGGCGATTTCCACAAAGCAGTTGGCCCGATGATTGCCGATGGCTCCGTAAAGGTTCAGGAAGATATCACCGAAGGATTGGAGAATGCCCCTG encodes the following:
- the putA gene encoding bifunctional proline dehydrogenase/L-glutamate gamma-semialdehyde dehydrogenase PutA produces the protein MARDTSSSLRATIDASTYAEPESVLVTLIETANLSAQDRKDITSVAAGLVRDIRGTTAPGMMEVFLAEYGLSTDEGVALMCLAEALLRVPDADTMDALIEDKIAPSDWGRHLGHSTSTMVNASTWALMLTGRVLDDAQPGPVRHLRAAIKRLGEPVIRTAVARAMKEMGRQFVLGEDIHKAMKRAAGMEAKCFTYSYDMLGEAARTEGDARRYHLSYSDAISSIARACTHDDIRKNPGISVKLSALHPRYEVAQEASVMKDLVPRLRALCLLAKSAGMGLNVDAEEADRLGLSLDVVNAVMAEPALAGWDGFGIVVQAYGPRAAATIDALYDMAVRHDRRIMVRLVKGAYWDTEIKRAQVEGIDGFPVFTRKAATDVSYISNARKLLGMTDRIYPQFATHNAHTVAAVLHMGSDKETYEFQRLHGMGETLHNIVLKKFGSRCRIYAPVGAHKDLLAYLVRRLLENGANSSFVNQIVDEDVAPEEVAADPFSKLQESIPVIPRGPEIFRPLRANARGFDLAHTPTLTEIEKARAPFADATWTATPLIVGGSKGGAAQAVQNPTGATSLGTVHPATPADVAQALDAATPWAAPLEERRKALLRAADIYEERFGEIFALLTREAGKGLPDCVAELREGVDFLRYYSAQATNMPPAGVFTCISPWNFPFAIFMGQISAALAAGNAVLAKPAEQTPLIAHMAVKLLHEAGVPVSALQLLPGGGDIGAALTSDSRIKGVAFTGSTGTAQRIRTAMADHCDPGTPLIAETGGLNAMIVDSTALPEQAVQAIVESAFQSAGQRCSALRCLYVQEDIADSIRHMLIGAMQALEMGDPWQLSTDVGPVIDETARKGIADHIAIAREEGRLIAELPTPAEGTYIAPTILKISGIADLEREIFGPVLHMATFKAGELDRVIDAINATGYGLTFGLHTRIDDRVQHVSERITAGNIYINRNQIGAIVGSQPFGGEGLSGTGPKAGGPNYLPRFSAPDLADISAYWDTTGTLPALPVHNEALQTLDTLSLPGPTGESNRLSTLPRAALLCLGPTAETAAAQMRAVEALGGIAVVTKGAIPPDALATGPDYGGVIWWGDEESARSYDQALAKRTGPIIPLLRGLPDTARVRLERHVCVDTTASGGNAALLGASA
- a CDS encoding rhomboid family intramembrane serine protease → MFPIRDHNPSGRVPYVTYALMAANIGIFLSMLPISGDERALAQVYYDYALLPRRVTGGDGYAGLLTSQFLHAGWAHIAGNMLFLWIFGDNIEDRMGHLRYLAFYLMAGMLSGYAHVIADPLSYVPTVGASGAIAGIMGGYLLLFPKARIDILFFVKIFPIPAWIMLMVWFMMQFIGGLGATPDTGGVAYWAHAGGFVSGIFLALPLWLRLGGPVFWDKTHGHPPHPPARYAMPKVKRK
- a CDS encoding inositol monophosphatase family protein, which encodes MVGSANLNIMIKAARKAGRALVKDFREVEQLQVSMKGAGDFVSRADINAEKIIKDELRTARPTYGWIAEEGGAEEGEDPTRRWIVDPLDGTTNFLHGLPHWAISIALEHKGQVVAGVIFDAAKEEMFFAEKGAGAWMNDSRLRVSARHKMIESIFATGIPFGGRSDLPATLQDIARLAPSCAGIRRWGAASLDLAYVAAGRYEGFWERRLNSWDLAAGVIIVREAGGLVEPINPQGDILANGEIIASNEQVFSGFAKLVRG
- a CDS encoding NADP-dependent oxidoreductase, which encodes MSDIMKQIVLASRPDGAPTLENFRLEEHPVPTPAEGEVLVRVHYMSLDPYMRGRMDDAKSYAANIPVDGKMEGGSVGEIIASNAKGFEVGEFVMGGFGWATHAVAPAAGLAKVDPATAPITYSLGVLGMPGLTGWYGLTELGKPKSGETLVVAAATGPVGSMVGQIAKSMGLRTVGIAGGAAKCKMAVEHFGFDVCLDHRAYESAADLRTALKEAAPKGVDIYFENVGGKVLEAVMPLMNPHGRIPICGMISWYNEGGLGADAIEKTLTAPKLWRTILVNFLSVNGFIISNHWNRMGDFHKAVGPMIADGSVKVQEDITEGLENAPDAFIKLLTGGNTGKAMVKVI